The nucleotide window ATTTTACTTTATTGTATTGTTAAGCATATTATAAAGCCGATGGTCGGTTTCGAACCGACAACCTATCGCTTACGAAGCGATTGCTCTACCATTGAGCTACATCGGCATAAAATTAATCAAAAATTGTCATTTCAAGAAGACCTCTTAACCACGAAATCACGAAATCACGAAAAAATAACTTTAAAGTTTTTTGTTCTATTTCATGTTTTCTAAGTTTCGTGTTTTCGCGGTAATGTTTTATAATTTCCTGAGGATGTATAAAATTGCCACGGGACGGAATCGAACCGCCGACGCAGGGATTTTCAGTCCCTCGCTCTACCGACTGAGCTACCGTGGCATTACTTTTAGATTTTACCAAATTTTTTCAGGTTAGTCAAGTTTTTTTTACTTAACCGTGCAGCATTACAGATGCAGAAGCAATCGGAATAAGAAAATTATCTTTAACGGGCAGGATTTCAATAACTGTTGCAGTGATTGAGCCTAAAATTATTTGCAATGGTGTTATTCTGAAAAATACAGAAAAGATAAAACCAACAATCAGGCAGGTTAAGAGATTTGTAATTGTACCTTCTAAACTTTTTTGTTTGAAAATTTTATGTCTGCCATATTTTTCACCGACCAGTGCTGCAAAACCATCGCCAAATGTAAGAAAAAGTATAGAAAGTATTGCAATTTCTTGTTTAAAAAAAAGAATTGTAAAAAACAGACCTGACAGTGTAAATATAAGTGTAGAAACTTTATTTACTTCTTCATCTCTATAGACGCTTCTGAAAATTTTTAGAATCTGCTGATTAAACTTCTCATTTTTAAGTCGGTTATATTCAATAATAATATCAAGAATCATTACAATAGCAAGCAATAATAGAACTGTTTTACGTCTGAACAAAAAAATATAACAAACTGGAACCAACAATATGAACCAATGTGTTATTTTTCGTTTTGCTTCAGGTGTCATAGTATTATCTTGTAATCCTCACGATGAACCTGCGGGTTTGTTTCAATAATTATTTTTCTATTTATTTTGGTCTCTATTTTTTTTGTGTAATTCTTATCAAATACTTCTGCAATATCGGGATGGATTATGATTCTAACCGGCTGTTCGCCACTGCGAGTAATCAGTTTTAGTATTTCTTTTTTTATTTTTATCGACATTGTCTCACGTGATAAAACTTTGCCACTACCTTCACAATACGGGCAGATTTCTGATAAAAAATTAACCATACTTTCTGTTTTTCGCTGTCTTGTCATTTCAATCAGTCCGAGTTTTGTAACAGGCAGTATTTCAGTTTTTGCTTTATCTTTCTTAACCAGTTCACACAGAAGTTTAAATACCTTTTTTCTATCAGCAGAATGTTTCATATCTATTAAATCTATGACGATGATACCGCCGATATTTCGCAGTTGCAATTGCGTTGCTATCTCATAAATTGCTTCTATATTTGTTTTCAGAATGATTTCATCAAGCGAATCCGCTTTTGTAAATTTACCGCTGTTGACATCAATTGCACAGAGTGTTTCGGCTTCCTGAATTATAATATAGCCACCTGATGGCAGTTTGATTTTCTGTTTTTGCATATTTGTAATTTGCTGTTCTATATTGTTTATCTCAAAAATTGGCGTTTTATTTTTATAAAACTGGATTTTATCTTTGAATCGGGGCGAAACCATTTCCACAAAATTAATTGTATCTTCGTATTCATCTTTTGAATCAATAAAAAATACGCTGACTTCTTCGTTCAAATAATCTCTTACTATTCTAAAAACCAGTCCTAAATCCCTGTGTAAAAGTGCGATATTATTGCCGCCTTTCACCGAGTCAAATTTTTTGTTGATTGTTTCCCATAACCGTGTCAGGTATTTTATTTCTCGTCTAAAAACATCTTTCTCATTTCCTTCGCCTTCACTTCGGACTATCAATCCACCTGTTGATGGTTTGATTTCTTCAATTATAGATTTTAATCGGAATCGTTCTTTTTCGTCAGTAACATTTTTTGAGATACCGATATGTGAAGAACCGGGTATATATACAAGGTAATGTCCCGGGAGTGAAACCTGCTGGCTAAGTTTGGGCCCTTTTGTACCAAGCGACGCTTTTGTAACCTGGACGAGTATAAACTTCATTTCAGCCAATTTTGACTTGTCAATTATCAGTTCTGAAAAAGGCAGATAACCGTTTCTGGAAACACCTATATTCACAAATACAGCCTGAATACTATCAATTACTGATACAATTTTACCTTTATAGATGTTGCCGACGATATTTTCTTCACTATGTCTTTCTACAAAAAAATTAGTGAGATGCCCGTCTTCTACAACTGCGACTCTTGTTTCATCGTCAGAACAGTTTGCCAGAATTTCTTTCATATCATATTCCAATGCGGGTTTGGAACTTCTATATATCTCTTAAACTGCCAGTTTCCATCTCACAAAAAAACTTATCCCGATTTATTCTTAATGTTAATTTTTGTTCATTACTTAACCCAAACATTTTTTGAATTATTACATCCGGCTTGGCTGTTTTTTTAGGACCAAACCGCAAAATCATTTCAAGTATGTTATCAGTTTGTTTCATATTTATAACAAGCGGGCGGACATCAATGATTCTTTTACTCTTATCTGTAAGCCGTTCTATAAGAAACTCTTTTGTAGCAAAAAACTCATTTATTTTTATCTCACCCGTTTCTCGCTGCCATATCATCTCAACAGAATACTTTGCTACATTCACAAGTAATTCTATCGGTTTTGTAATCACTGGCACACTTGATATAGATATAACTTCAAATCCAGCAGGCAGGTTATCTGATAATACTTTATGGATATCCTCCGGTAAAACCCTGCGTGACATTTCTATATCAAAAAGTTCACAGGTAGATGTGTAACCAACCGGCAGTGGTGGACCGAAAGAGATTTTTAACTGAGGACTGAACCCGAAAGATGTACAGACAGGCAAATTAGCACGGCGAACCGCTTGTCTTATTGCAGATACAACTTCAATATGGGATAAGAATCTCAGGGTTTGTTTCTTAGCGTATTTAACTCTGATTCTGGCTATTGCCTTCACAAATTAAGCCACAGATTAACACAGATTAACACAGATTTTAATTCTTAATTCTTAATTCTTAATTCTAAGTTTTTTCAGTGTCCATCTGTGGTTCGTTTTATAATTTCTTTTTTAAAACTACACCTTTCTTGCCCGACTTAAAATACTGGATTTCAGATATTCAAAATTCAGCGGTTTTAATACACAATCTACCGCACCTTCGCGGAAAGACGAGATTACTTTTTCAGCTTCTTTGAAACCGGTAATCATCATCACGGGCAATTCTGAATCAACCTTACGAATTTTCTTTAGCAGTTCAATCCCGTCTATATCCGGTAGATTAATATCTAAAAGAACCAATGCAAACGGCTCCTGAAGAACTGTTTTAACCACCGCTTCGCCTTTTTCAAGCAGAACAACACTATAACCTTCGGACTCCAAAAATACTTTTAATAACTCTCTTGCTTCCGCATCGTCATCAACAACAAGTATCTTCATTTCTTGTTCACCCCCTTTTCTCTGCTACTTCTTTTTTCATTTCCTATCTCTTTGGATTGTGTCGCTATAGCAAGCCGTTTTACACCGACCGATTTTGCAATATCCAAAATTTCAACTACTTTGCCGTGATACGATAGTGTATCTGCTTTTATTATTACAAGCAGAGCGGGGTCATTAAGAACCCTGTTTCTAAGCGAATTTTCTAAATTGTTTTTGCTGATTTCAACATCATTAAAATAAATTTTATTATCTGTGGTTAATGTAATTGTAAGCCCTGCATCGGAAACATCCTGAATCGTTTGGGTTTTAGGCAGTTTCACGGGTATCCCTGCCTGCATAATCAACGGTGTAGTCACCATAAAAATAATAAGCAGTACCAGCACGACATCAGTAAATGGTGTGATATTTATTTCTGACATTATTCTTTTCTGGTTGTTACTTATTGCCATAAATTAACGGATTCAAAATTTCAAATGCTGAATTTTCTAGCTCTGACATAAAACGGTTTATTCTTTTAGAAAAATAATTGTAAAGTATAACTGACGGGATAGCGACTAAAAGCCCCGCGGCGGTGGCAATAAGTGCCTCGGCGATTCCAGCGGAGACGATTGACGGATTTCCAACGCCATATTTTCCTAAATCATGAAACGCACGCATAATCCCGATAACAGTTCCTAAAAGCCCGATAAATGGTGTAATCGCACCAATAGTACCGACGGCAGACAGATACTTTTCAAGCATGAGTGTCTGCTGAGAAATTTTTCTTAACACCATTTCTTTAATCGCTATACCGTTTTTAGTCCCCCTCCCTTTCAGCCCTTCTGATACTATTTCACCGAGCAATGTTCGGCTTCTTAATGCGCTTTCTATCGCACCACTTATATCTTCTTTTTCAACTGCTTTTTTTATATCTTCAATTTCTTTTGTAGACGGTGATTTTAATTTTGCAAATTCTATAAACTTCTGGATTGCAACCGCAACTGAAATTATTGAACATATAATCAACACAATAATAGTATACCCGCCCTTAGAAACTAATTGAAAAAAATCCAGTGATTCAAACATATTATCTCCTTATCATTTTGCTGATATTTTCCATAAAAGCAGTGTATCAAAAACGCTCCAGGCAAGTGATAGAAAAAATATGATATCTAACAGTATAAAAAAGTTGGTTGATAGAAAATCTCTGGCATTCTCATATGAATCCTCAATCCGTGTAATTTTTGTTTCAACCCATTTTTCTAATTCTTCGGTATTAAAAATTTTATTTATATTCGTATAAAGCATCTTTAAGTGCCAGTCGTTTTCTATCTCCGGAATGCCGGTGTGTATGTCGGATATAATTTCAAGTTTATCCCTGTCAAAATCCAGCGAGTCCTTGCTGAATTTATTATACTGCGTAAATGTTTTAAGAATCTTGAAGCCCGATGGAATATCTGCAAGATGTTTCTGCGCATCATCAAGTTCTTTCTGCAAAATATAATCATATGATTTTAAGACCCACCATTGCACAAGTGTAAGTTTGATTATATCAACAATCGTATCCGCTTCTTCTGACGATATAAATGCGCCGAACCGTTTAATCAGAATTATTTCGTCTTCATAATATCCATAATTAGCGAGCGGTTCTGCCTGGATTACAAACTCTGAAAGTTTTTCATAGTTTGTTTCTGCTGAGACAATTCCGTAAAGTGTTTTCAGGTTTCTGGTGATAAATGTGTCTGCAGAAGATGTAAGCCGGTCCATAACAAAAACAGGAAAAATTTCTGTCTCTTCAAGTTTGCGGTCATATCTATGGACTGCATACTGCTGTGCTTGGGCAATCATATTCTGTGCAAGTTTCTGGCAGTATGAAATTATTTCTATTCCATTTATTTTTATTTGAGACGACAAACAGGAAATCTGCGTACAGGTTGAAAGTGTTTCATCACTATAAACATTAAATGTTATAGAGATTAGCCCACAACCATATCTATAAAGTTGTACTTCTGTATTAGCATTTTCGTATTGTGTCTCAAAAAAAGTTAAAGTTGTAAGTTTTTCGCGATGTAATACTTTGAAAATAGCCGACTCATCATAGAAATCCAAATCTAGTCCCATATCAAACGGGAACAAAAGCGTACAAATCATAATAAAACCAGCGGATAAGCGAATAAGCGGGACAGCGGATATATGTAAAACCGATTTCATTCACACTTACCTGCTTACCTGCCCACCTGCTTACCCGCTACAGTTATGCCAAATCTTCGGCACCTATTGTTTTCTTTTTTCCGTCTGCTTTTACTTTCTCAATAGATGCTTTGACCATACTGTCAACTTTTGCAGACAACGCCTCAATATAGTCCTTACCAGTTCGCAAGCCCGCTTCCTTCGCCATCTTCTTTACCTTTGAAACAACAACCAGTATCTCAGCCACTTTTTCTCACCTCCTTAACGACAATTAAAAATTAAAAATTAAAAGTTAAAAATGTATTTTATTTACCATAATTTTTAATTTTACATTTTACATTTTTAATTACCCTTATTAGAATTCCTTTTTTGTAAAAAGTATCATACACAAAATTATGCAGACTATTGAGTAAACAACGGTATATCCAACAGGCACTATTAATGACAAACTGCTTGTATCCGGATAATCTCTGAAATTCATATACTGAAAATTAGGGACTATGTAGAAGAAAAGTTTTGCAAGCGCTTTTAAGAAGATATTGCTAATTTTAGATGATAAGAACTTCAATTCGGTTGAGAAATGCCCCAGTATCCAGAAAAAAATAGTGAACACAATTGAAGCAACTGCAGAAGTTGAAAAAAGCGAGAAGAAAAGTGCAACTGTAGAAATCAAAATTATTTTAAGAATGATTCCAAAAATAGCTACAAAATATGAGATGCTCATTCCCCAGCCGATAGCAACCAAGAACACCAGATGAATCACAACCATAATTAAAAGCCCCAAAACTACCGTTAGAATCATTCCCAAATATCTGCCTATAATATAGTCGGTCTTTTTCAATGGTCTGGATAGTAAAAGATAAATTGTTTTAGATTCTATCTCTTCAAGGACGAGTGACACTGCAACAAAAATTGCAACTAACAGCCCAAAAATTTCAATTGCACCAAGCCCTAAATCTAAAAGAAGCCGAACCTGCTCATCGCCGGCAAGCACACCAAAAAGTATATCGGCGCCGATAATAGCAATTGCAAACAAGACCAACACATAAAAAATTTTATGTCTGATGTTTTCTTTTACTGTGTAGCGAATAATTGGAATTATATTTTTCATAATAATGTGTCGCAGATTACCGCTGATAACATCTATGGTCATCTATGTTTTTATCTGCGGCCTTCTGCGATTTCTGAAATAAAAACAGTTTCAAGCGAACCTGGTTTTAGTTCGTTCATCTTAACTATTTTCAAGAGTTTGCCTTTGTAAATTATTGCAACACGATCGCATATCTTTTCTGCTTCTGAAATTATATGTGATGAGAAAAACACCGTTTTGCCTTCGGCTTTGAGTTGTAAAATTATATCCCGCATATCTTTAAGTCCTAAAGGGTCAAGCCCGGTGAATGGCTCGTCTAAAATTAAAAGTTGCGGTTTATGTATAAGCGCCTGCGCAACACCTACCCGCTGAAGCATCCCTTTTGAGAACTCGCCAAGTCGTGTATCTTTTTCGGTTTTTAACTTGACTGTCTCCAAAATTTCGTCAATCCGATTTTTGAGTATGTTTTCTGTCAAACCGGATATGGAACCGTAAAGCATCAGAATTTCTTCTGCGGTAAGATATTTGTAAAGATACGGTATTTCAGGCAGATAGCCGATTTTTGATGCGGCTGAAAGTGATGGTATTTTTTCGCCAAAGATAAAGCATTCGCCTGCCGTTGGAAACAGCAGTCCTAATAGTATTTTTATGGTTGTGGTTTTTCCAGAACCATTAGGTCCTAAAAAACCGAATATCTCATTATCGGCGACCTCAAAACTTAAATTATCAACTGCAAGAAATTTCTTGTTTTTCAGCAACCGTTTTTTAATATAAACCTTCGTCAGATTTTTTATCTCAATTGCATTCATAATTTCTTAAATATGAACCATTTCTTCAACTGTCCATTCTTATTCTTTCTCTCGGAAATAAAAACTTCCTCTATTAAATTTATTACCTTCACCGTCATTATATAAATATGTCTTATTAAGTTTACCAAACATTGCAACAGTTACTACCCTATCTAATATGGAAGAATTATCCGCAAAATCACAGCCGTAACCAAAACAAACAAACGGAAAAATAGATTCTTTTAACAAAGCAGTCCTTAATCCAATTACATTTTTACCTAATCTTTCTACGGCATTTCCTTTTGATTGCCACGGAAGCCCTTCTTTTTGTCGCAACACATTTGTTCCTTGATTTTTGACTTCCGCTATTAAAATAGGATACATATTCCCCTTTTTATCTTCTAAAAATAAAATTCCCCCGTCAGGTTGTATATTACTTTTACTAAAAAAATAATGAAACTCAACATCTGCGAAGTGCTTTCTTAATTCTTCAACAATATCTTTCAGGAACCATTTTGTTTCATGCCGAAGTTTTACTTGGAATTTCTTGTTTATTTCCATAACAACACGGTTTAATGCTTTAATAACACCTGTTTCTTGCTTTTTGGAAGTTACATTTATAATTAGCCCTTGTCGGGTTTTTCGTAATAGATATTTATCAGCCATTCTGTTGCCTCACATTTCTACTTTTTCTCCAATATCCACAGCAATTCCTGAACTTTTATATTTCTATCGCGAAGGTTTCTGGAACCACGATAAGTATTATATTCTTTTTTCTGCAATTCAACCTTCCCATATTTTGTAAGTATTAGCTTTATTTTGTCAGTAGGGATTAAACCTTCGTTGTTATACGAAAGCAAAATATATTTTGCAGGAGTGTTTTCAATCAAATTGCCAAGTGACTCTTCAGCTGTTTTTCTTTTATTGTATTGAGACCTTTTCCAATTTTTAGCAATACCACTGATGCCATTTTGTATCTCAATTTCCTCTGATTCATTTGCAATGATATTCAGCATAAAATAGTTTGAACCATATGGATGCTGGTTATATGGCGGATCATAATAAACCAAATCAAATTGATTTATCAAGGAAGATTTTATTAGTTCATTCACATCTTCTTTGAAAATATTTACTTCACACTCAACCCCACTAAAAAGTGGCATTTCTAAATTGATTTCCCCTTTTATTCTCGTAAGCGCATTTTCACCCATGCCACCAAACCAGCCATTACCATTTTTTTTATGAAAACCCTTAAATACTCCAGAAGTATTTGTATGGATAGATGCTTCTACAATCAATGGTGCAAGAAAAAAATGTCTATAGGATTTATCTATTTTTGAATAAATTAGATATTTCAAATTATCAATTATTTTAGCATTGCGATTGGTATAAAATACTCTCTCGCATGGCTTGATATCATTATCGTTTTTAGGTGCATAATTCTTTTCAATAAAACCGGGTATTTTTTGCAAGAACTTAAGTTTATTTTGATTTAACCATTGTATTGTTTCAGATATAAAGTTTAAATCGGTTTCTGATTTGTTTACTAAATAACATTTACTTAAAATTTCACAATAATCTTCCATATCGTTTACAAAAAGTTGTGATGCGTGATATTTAAGCAAACGCGAGACCGCACCACTTCCTGAAAATCCTTCAAAAATACATAGTTTATCTTTTTTTAACATGCGTTTTATATCAGTAATAGTTTTATTTAAGAACGGTAGTAAACTTCTCTTGTTCCCGATATATGTTATAAGTTGAGTGGTAAAGTATGGATTTCTGAAATCCATTAGTTCGGGAAACATATCAATAGTAGTAGTGGTACTATAACTGTGATATGACGGTTCCATTATTATTGAGTGGTTCTGATAGTTCTTGGTTTTATACTTCGTATTTATTTTTTTTTGATTCATTTTTTATTTACATTTTACAGACATTTTGAGATAGCATCAAGTGAAACCATTATATCGGTTTCGGTGCAATATCCGAGATGGCCGATACGGAAAATTTTGCCTTTTAATTCTTCCTGACCACCAGCTAAAACAACACCATAATTCTGTTTAACTTTTTTTCTTAAATCGTCAGCGGCAACATTTTCAGGCGGGAAAACAGCAGTTACTGCGCAGGAAGCGATTTCATCAGATGCCAAAAGTTTTAAGCCGATTTTTTTTAGCCCATTTCTTGCCAAATCTTTCAATTTTTTATGTCGGTCAAAAACATTCTCAAGCCCTTCTTCTTCCAACATTTTCAGTGATTCTTCCAATCCATAATAGAGAGAAACAGGCGGAGTTACCGGGTTCTGTCCTTTATCAGCGAAGTCCTTCATCAACTTAAAATCCCAGTAAAACTTTGGCATTTTTGATTTCTCATAATACTGCCATGCTTTCTTTGAGAATGAAACAAACGAAAGACCGGGTGGCAGCATAAACGCTTTTTGTGATGCCGCAACGACAACATCAAGTCCCCATTCGTCTGTCTTCAAATCAGCAGTTAAAAGTCCTGAGACAGCATCTACAACAATTAACGCATCATATTTTTTTATTATTTCTGCAACTGATTTTACATGATTTAGAACACCAGTTGAGGTCTCATTTTGTTGGAAGAAAACTGCTTTGTACTTTTTTTCTTTAAGTTTGCTTTCAATGGTTTCAATATCTGCAGATTTGCCTCTTTCAAATTTTAGTTCATCAACATTTGCACGAAATGCTTTTAATATTTTCGTCCATCGTGAGCCAAATGCGCCGATATTTAGTACCAAAACATCGTCACCTTCGGATAGAATATTTACAACTGCTGCCTCCATCCCGCCAGTGCCTGACGATGGAATAATAAATAAATCGTTTTCCGTCTTGAAACATTTTTTTACACCATCAGTAACTTTTAACAGAAGTTCCTTAAATTCAGGGCCTCTGTGGTTTATCATCTCCCTAACCATCGCTCTTAAAATCCGCTCCGGAACCATCGTCGGTCCCGGTATCATCAGGTACTGTTTCATTAGCATACTCTCTCTCCTATAAAAGAAAAAAATGAATAAGTAGTTTTTTACGTCACTTTAGTGGCGGTTCTAACCGCCACCAGTTGAAACTGGTGGCTAAGTTTCGTAGAAAAAGGCAAATTTCAAGGCTACCCCTTAAGGGGTAGCCTTGAAGGTAAGCACTTTGTGCACTTTTTGAATTCACTGAATTTACTGTTTTGCCTCCAGGGTTTTTTCTATGACTTCGTCCATTGTTTTTACTGTTACAAATTTTATTTTTTCTTTTACCTCTTTCGGCATCTCTTCCATATCTTTCTGATTCTCTTCCGGGAATAGCACTGTTTTTATACCGCTTCGGTATGCAGCCAGTGCTTTCTCTTTGAACCCACCTATTGATAACACCCGACCTCGCAGAGTTATCTCGCCGGTCATTGCGATATCTTTTTTGACGGGCTTATTTGTAATTGCAGACAGCATTGCGGTTGCAATTGTAATCCCTGCAGAAGGACCGTCTTTCGGTATTGCACCTTCGGGCACATGAACATGGATATCTTTATCTTTAAAAAAGTCATCTTTTATCCTGAATTTTTTGGCATTAGAACGAATAAAAGTAAGCGCCGCTTGTGCGGATTCTTTCATCACATCACCAAGTTTACCTGTTAGCGTTAATACCCCTTTGCCTTTCATCACAGAAACCTCAATAGACATCGTATCACCGCCAACCTCAGTCCATGCAAGCCCTGTCGCGATACCAACTTGGTTTTCTGATTTTTTATCAGTATGAAATTTAGGTATCCCGAGATATTTCCCGACATTTTTGTCGGTGATACTAACCGTTCCTTTTTTCTTTTCAGCGACAATCTCTTTTACTACTTTTCTTGTGATATTAGCGATTTCGCGTTCAAGATTTCGT belongs to Elusimicrobiota bacterium and includes:
- a CDS encoding biopolymer transporter ExbD is translated as MAISNNQKRIMSEINITPFTDVVLVLLIIFMVTTPLIMQAGIPVKLPKTQTIQDVSDAGLTITLTTDNKIYFNDVEISKNNLENSLRNRVLNDPALLVIIKADTLSYHGKVVEILDIAKSVGVKRLAIATQSKEIGNEKRSSREKGVNKK
- a CDS encoding DNA adenine methylase, which produces MDFRNPYFTTQLITYIGNKRSLLPFLNKTITDIKRMLKKDKLCIFEGFSGSGAVSRLLKYHASQLFVNDMEDYCEILSKCYLVNKSETDLNFISETIQWLNQNKLKFLQKIPGFIEKNYAPKNDNDIKPCERVFYTNRNAKIIDNLKYLIYSKIDKSYRHFFLAPLIVEASIHTNTSGVFKGFHKKNGNGWFGGMGENALTRIKGEINLEMPLFSGVECEVNIFKEDVNELIKSSLINQFDLVYYDPPYNQHPYGSNYFMLNIIANESEEIEIQNGISGIAKNWKRSQYNKRKTAEESLGNLIENTPAKYILLSYNNEGLIPTDKIKLILTKYGKVELQKKEYNTYRGSRNLRDRNIKVQELLWILEKK
- a CDS encoding ABC transporter permease; this translates as MKNIIPIIRYTVKENIRHKIFYVLVLFAIAIIGADILFGVLAGDEQVRLLLDLGLGAIEIFGLLVAIFVAVSLVLEEIESKTIYLLLSRPLKKTDYIIGRYLGMILTVVLGLLIMVVIHLVFLVAIGWGMSISYFVAIFGIILKIILISTVALFFSLFSTSAVASIVFTIFFWILGHFSTELKFLSSKISNIFLKALAKLFFYIVPNFQYMNFRDYPDTSSLSLIVPVGYTVVYSIVCIILCMILFTKKEF
- a CDS encoding ABC transporter ATP-binding protein, giving the protein MNAIEIKNLTKVYIKKRLLKNKKFLAVDNLSFEVADNEIFGFLGPNGSGKTTTIKILLGLLFPTAGECFIFGEKIPSLSAASKIGYLPEIPYLYKYLTAEEILMLYGSISGLTENILKNRIDEILETVKLKTEKDTRLGEFSKGMLQRVGVAQALIHKPQLLILDEPFTGLDPLGLKDMRDIILQLKAEGKTVFFSSHIISEAEKICDRVAIIYKGKLLKIVKMNELKPGSLETVFISEIAEGRR
- a CDS encoding response regulator → MKILVVDDDAEARELLKVFLESEGYSVVLLEKGEAVVKTVLQEPFALVLLDINLPDIDGIELLKKIRKVDSELPVMMITGFKEAEKVISSFREGAVDCVLKPLNFEYLKSSILSRARKV
- a CDS encoding alanine--glyoxylate aminotransferase family protein, encoding MLMKQYLMIPGPTMVPERILRAMVREMINHRGPEFKELLLKVTDGVKKCFKTENDLFIIPSSGTGGMEAAVVNILSEGDDVLVLNIGAFGSRWTKILKAFRANVDELKFERGKSADIETIESKLKEKKYKAVFFQQNETSTGVLNHVKSVAEIIKKYDALIVVDAVSGLLTADLKTDEWGLDVVVAASQKAFMLPPGLSFVSFSKKAWQYYEKSKMPKFYWDFKLMKDFADKGQNPVTPPVSLYYGLEESLKMLEEEGLENVFDRHKKLKDLARNGLKKIGLKLLASDEIASCAVTAVFPPENVAADDLRKKVKQNYGVVLAGGQEELKGKIFRIGHLGYCTETDIMVSLDAISKCL
- a CDS encoding MotA/TolQ/ExbB proton channel family protein, translated to MFESLDFFQLVSKGGYTIIVLIICSIISVAVAIQKFIEFAKLKSPSTKEIEDIKKAVEKEDISGAIESALRSRTLLGEIVSEGLKGRGTKNGIAIKEMVLRKISQQTLMLEKYLSAVGTIGAITPFIGLLGTVIGIMRAFHDLGKYGVGNPSIVSAGIAEALIATAAGLLVAIPSVILYNYFSKRINRFMSELENSAFEILNPLIYGNK
- a CDS encoding TIGR03936 family radical SAM-associated protein; translation: MKAIARIRVKYAKKQTLRFLSHIEVVSAIRQAVRRANLPVCTSFGFSPQLKISFGPPLPVGYTSTCELFDIEMSRRVLPEDIHKVLSDNLPAGFEVISISSVPVITKPIELLVNVAKYSVEMIWQRETGEIKINEFFATKEFLIERLTDKSKRIIDVRPLVINMKQTDNILEMILRFGPKKTAKPDVIIQKMFGLSNEQKLTLRINRDKFFCEMETGSLRDI
- a CDS encoding EcoRI family type II restriction endonuclease; this encodes MADKYLLRKTRQGLIINVTSKKQETGVIKALNRVVMEINKKFQVKLRHETKWFLKDIVEELRKHFADVEFHYFFSKSNIQPDGGILFLEDKKGNMYPILIAEVKNQGTNVLRQKEGLPWQSKGNAVERLGKNVIGLRTALLKESIFPFVCFGYGCDFADNSSILDRVVTVAMFGKLNKTYLYNDGEGNKFNRGSFYFREKE
- a CDS encoding Rne/Rng family ribonuclease, with protein sequence MKEILANCSDDETRVAVVEDGHLTNFFVERHSEENIVGNIYKGKIVSVIDSIQAVFVNIGVSRNGYLPFSELIIDKSKLAEMKFILVQVTKASLGTKGPKLSQQVSLPGHYLVYIPGSSHIGISKNVTDEKERFRLKSIIEEIKPSTGGLIVRSEGEGNEKDVFRREIKYLTRLWETINKKFDSVKGGNNIALLHRDLGLVFRIVRDYLNEEVSVFFIDSKDEYEDTINFVEMVSPRFKDKIQFYKNKTPIFEINNIEQQITNMQKQKIKLPSGGYIIIQEAETLCAIDVNSGKFTKADSLDEIILKTNIEAIYEIATQLQLRNIGGIIVIDLIDMKHSADRKKVFKLLCELVKKDKAKTEILPVTKLGLIEMTRQRKTESMVNFLSEICPYCEGSGKVLSRETMSIKIKKEILKLITRSGEQPVRIIIHPDIAEVFDKNYTKKIETKINRKIIIETNPQVHREDYKIIL